The Ketobacter alkanivorans genome includes the window GACGGGCGATGAACATTTTTTCGTCTACGTCATCGGGCACGTCAAAGAAGGCGATGAAGTTGCCATCTGTGGTTTGAAAAAACAGGTGCATGTATTCACGCTTTTGGGCGCGGCCTGGTTCTTCGTCAAACACCATGGCGGCGGCCAGTTTGAATCCCAGTACGTCTTCATAGAACCAGCGGGTTTGTTCGGCATCCCGGCAACGGAAGGCGGTGTGGTGCATGTTGTGAACGGCTTTGCGTTCGATGGTGGGCTTGTCTGTCTGGCTCATGATGCTTCTCTCGGCACTCGTTGGTCTTAATTTTTTGGCGTTCGACTTATGGGTCATGATTATGGATTGTATACAATCATAATGACTGGGCGGTTTCAACCGTTAATTTATGCCCTCCACAGGGTTCTTGTTTGCCTGATTGCATACAAATAGATCTATAAGGGTTTATTTGATCAAAAAAAATCACATATCGGTGCAACTTTGTGAGGGCCCGGTTCGTATTTCCAGTAAGTCGATTTGATTAAGCCAATACTGGAGATGAACCATGACCACTTTCAACACTGCACACACTAAACCCCTCTTTACTACTAAATCCCTGATGAGCCTTGGCGGCCTGTGCCTGCTGTCGGCGTTGACCGCCTGCGGTGGGGGAGGCGGTGGCGGTGGCGACAACGTAGCCGATACCGCAGCCCCTAATGCGGTGATTGCGTTTCCCACCCCGTTTTCGGCCACCGATGGCAACAGCCTGATCGTGCGCGGCAGCGCCTCGGATGCCAGCGGCGTGGCACGGGTGCGGGTGAACGGCATCGAGGCCACCAGCAGCAATGGCTTTGGCACGTGGCAAGCCACCATCCCTCTGGAGCTGGGGCTGAATTCAATCACGGTGGAAGCGGAAGATACCGCCGGGAATGCCAATCGCACTGCTGCGACGGCCACCATTAATGCGCTGGGTCCGCGCACGAATTCCATCGAAAATCTGATCATCGATGCGGCCAACAACCGGGCGTTGGTGCTGGATCGGGGCCTGGAAGCGCTGTTTGAGCAAGACCTCACTACCGGTGTTCTGCGTGTCATTTCCGATAGCACCACGCCGGATGCGGTGAATGGGTTTTCGTTTCCCTCTGACTTGGCACTGGATGTCGCCAATAACCGCGTGCTGGTGATCGATGCCTCCCTTAGGGCGTTGATTGCGGTGGATTTAACCACTGGGGCCCGTACGGTGGTGTCCAACAATTCGATTCCCGATGCCAACAGGCCGTTTGGGGCTCCGGAGCACATGGTGCTGGATGAGGCCAACAACCGGGTGTTGGTATTGGATCCGGGTAGCAAGGTGTTGATGGCAGTGGATCTTGCCACGGGCGCGCGCAGTATCATTTCCAATAACAGTACCCCCAATGGCAGAAATGCCTTTGGCTCGCCCCGTGGGCTGGTGGCGGATTTCGTCAACAATCAGGTGTTGATTGTGGACAGCGGCGTGGATGCGATGATGGCAGTGGATCTTGCCACCGGGGCCCGCTCGATTGTGTCCGCCAATAACGCACCGGCTGGCGATCCAACGTTCATCAACCCGGTGGATATGGTGCTCGATACGGGTTCTCGGCTGGCGTGGGTGGTGGATCGCAATCAGGATATGGTGATTGTGGTGGATTTGGTCACGGCAGAGCGCCGGGTGGTTTCCGAAGGCTTTGACGACCCGCGCCGCATCGATTTCGACCGCACCAACAACCGTTTGCTGGTGCTGGATCGGGGGCTTGAGGCCACCGTGGCGGTGGATTTGAGTAATGGCAGCCACACCCTGCTGACCGAGTCCAACAACACGCCCAACGCAGACGTACCTTTGGTTTTCCCCTCGGATATCGCTCTGGATCTCGCCAACCAGCGCGTACTGGTGGCGGACAGGGGCGCCGATGCAGTGATCGCCGTATCTCTGGTGGACGGGGCGCGCCAACTGGTAGCCGATGGGAGCACGCCCGTGGGCAGTCTGCTGGAAAATCCCGAGGGTATCATGCTGGATCTCGCCAACAACCGCGCGATCGTGGCCGATACCAGCCTGGATGCCCTGCTGACGGTGGATCTGGTGGATGGTTTCAGTACGCTGCTGTCGGACGCGATTACCCCGAATACCGACAATGCCTTCGGTCGCCCAGCCCGCATGGTGTTCGACGCGCGCCAGAATCGCATCATCGTGCTCGATACGACTTTGGACGCATTGATTGCGGTGGATGCCCTGGACGGTTCACGCACGGTGCTTTCCAGCAACGATGTACCCAATGGGGACAATCCTTTCAGCATCCCCGCGGGCATGGTGCTGGATACCACGAACAACCGTATTCTGGTGGTGGATGAGGGCGTTGCCCAATTGATCGCCGTCGATCTCACCACCGGTGCACGTACCGTCCTGTCGAGCAACGAAGCCCCCAATGACGCCAACCCCTTTGGCGATCCGGAATCGGTGGTGCTGGATTTGGCCAACAACCGGGTGCTGGTGGGGGATGATGACCTGGAAGCCATCCTGGCGGTGGATCTGACCGATGGCAGCCGCACGGTGATCTCCGATAACACGTTCCCCAATAGTGCCAACGTACTGGATGACCCTGAAACCATGGTGTTCGATGCAGATAAGCAAATCGCCATTGTGGTGGACGTGGATCTGGATCAAATCCTGGTGGTGGATGCACTGACCGGCGAGCGGGTGATTCTGTCACGCTGATCCCTTGACTTATGGGTCTACTTTCTAGATTGTATACAATTATGATGAATGCGCGGGTCAGCCTGCGCATTTTTGCCCTGAGGAGCGCCTTCCTCGGGGCAATTGCATACAAACAAACACGAATTAGAAGGTTATGCCATGGGTGCTTTGTCTCACGTTACGATTTTGGATCTGACCCACATGTTGTCGGGACCCTATTCCAGCCAGTTGTTGGCGGATATGGGGGCCAACTGCATCAAGGTGGAGCCGCCGGGGCAGGGAGAAGGCACCCGCAAGCTGCTGGCCGACGATGAAAACTACTCTATAGACGGAGTTGGCGCTTACTTTCTTACTCTTAGCCGCAATAAGAAGAGTGTGGGCATTGATCTGAAGAGCCCACAGGGGCTGGCGCTGTTCTATGAGCTGGTGAAGCAGGCCGATGTGGTGATCAATAATTTTGGTGAGGGCGTGCCCAAGCGCCTGGGGATTGATTACGACACGCTGAAACAGCATAACCCGAGGATTATTACGTGCTCTATCACCGGCTTTGGCGAGACCGGGCCGGATCGTAATCGTGCTGCCTTTGATCTGGTGGCGCAGGGCATGGGGGGCGGGATGTCGATCACCGGTGAGCAGGGCGCGCCGCCACTGCGGGCGGGGATTCCCATTGGCGATCTGGGTGGTGGTTTGTTTGCCACTATTGGTATTTTGGCGGCGCTGAATCAACGCGATCAGGCCGGGCCTGGGCAGGGCGTGGGCCAGCATGTGGATATATCGATGCAGGATTGTCAGGTGTCGATGCTCAATTATATGGCCACTATGTATTTAATGAGTGGGGTGCAGCCCCCAGCAGTGGGCAATAGTCACTTTGTGCACGTACCTTATGGTACCTTTAAAACCACAACCCGTTATTTGATTCTGGCTTGTATGGGGGATGGCTTTTACCACAAACTTGCGGCTATGTTCGGCGATCCTGAGCTTATGGATCCGAAATTTGTCACTCAACCGGTGCGCTGGGAGCATCGTGATTTCATCAATCAGCGGGTGCAGTCTCATATTGAGAAGGAAAGCTGTGAATATTGGCTGGATCAGCTTAAGGAACACCGTATTCCTGCTGCGCCGGTGAACGATTTTGCCCATGCCTTTAATGATCCGCAGATTCAGGCGCGGGATATGGTGGTGGAGGTGCCGCTGGGTAATGGCGAGACAGTAAAACAGCCGGGTAACCCGGTGAAGCTGTCTGGCGCGGGGCCGCAAACCTTTACGCCTCCGCCAACCCTGGGCCAGCACACCGGTGAGATTCTGGGGGATGTACTCCATATGACCCATGCCCAGATCGAAGAATTACGCCGTGCAGGGGTTATCGCTTGATCACCCCTTGGCTGCTTGCCGTATAATCGACTGATAAATCCATTCATAGCAGCTGCGATAACAACATCATGCGTGAACAAGTCTTTATAAATGAGGTAGGCCTGCGGGATGGCCTGCAAAATCAGCCGAACCCTGTCTCCACTGCCGCCAAACTCAAGATGGCCCAGACGCTGCTGGATGCCGGGGTGAGCTATCTGGAAGCAGTGGCGTTTGTTCACCCGAAAGCGGTACCGCAAATGGCAGATGCTGTGGATGTGCTGGCAGGATTGGGCCCATTGGTCAGCCAATCTGCGGTGGAGGTGTCTGCATTGGTACCCAATATGAAGGGGTATCAGCGGGCCATTGAGCATGGAGTAACATCGGTGGCGGTGGTGTTGTCCTCTACTGATACTTTTAATATGCGCAATTTGAACATGAGTTTGTTGCAAGCCAAGGAAACCTGCCAACAGGTGATTGCCCAGGCCAACGCAGATAATATCAAGGTGCGGGCTTATGTGTCTGGCGCTTGTGCCTGCCCTTACGATGGCACGACTCCGGTGGATGTTGTGCATCAACTGGCAGCGGAGATGATTGAATTCGGTGCCAACGAAATTTCCATCGGCGATACAATTGGCGCAGGAAACCCGCAACAGATCAATGATATTCTGGGGCCACTTGTGCAACAATTCGGGAGTGAATGCTTTAATCTGCACTTACATGATACCCGAGGCCAGGCTTTGGCGATGGCATGGGCTGGCATTACACAGGGCGTGCGTCGCTTTGATAGCTCCATTGGCGGCTTGGGTGGCTGCCCGTTTGCACCAGGTGCCTCTGGTAACGTCGCCACAGAAGATTTAGTGTATATGTTAGAACAAGCCGGGTTTGATACCGGTATTGATATTCAAAAATTGAGATCAGCGGTGAGCGCCGCAGAGTTGGCCACTGGGCAACAATTAGGAGGCCGCATCCTGCAATGGATGAAATCCCAGGAACTTCGGGAACAACAAAAACAATCGCCCTGCCTATAAAAGCTATTTTTAAACGCGGGCCAAGGTAAGTTACACAAACTGAGTTGTACTACGCATCATGATGAGACTTTCTGTCAAACTGATGGTGGCCGGCCTGCTGATGTTTGCGGGGGCGTTTGCTTTCGCAGATAAAACCGATCGCATCATCGAGGGTGAAAAAGCCAATATCCAATCTGCCGTTGCCTCTCAGGAACGGGTCAATACCATCAGCGGCAAAACCCAGCAACTGTTTCAGGATTTTCAACTGGAGCTGAAACGTATTGAGGATTTGACCGCCTACAACACACAGCTAGAACAGCAAATCCGTCGCCAGCAACAAAGCATGCTGGAAACCGAGCAATCCATTCAGGATGTAGCCATCATCGAGCGCCAACTTTCCCCTTTGCTGAACCGCATGGTGAAATCACTGGAGACCTTTATCCGTTTGGATGTGCCGTTTCTGTTGGATGAGCGTTTTGAACGCATTGCCTTTCTTAAACACACGTTGGGCCGCACCGATGTGGATCTATCGGAAAAGTTTCGCCAAGTGATCGATGCCTATAACGTAGAAGTCGATTACGGCAACACTATTGAAAGCTATCGTGGCACTCTCAAGCTGGCGGATCATTCCAGTGAGGTTGAGTTCTTAAGAGTTGGCCGCGTGGCGTTGATGTATCAATCGCTGGATGGCAAAAGAATCGGTGCCTGGAATAGCGAAACCAAACAGTGGCAACAGCTGGGTGCAGCTTATTCCCGCGATATACGCCAGGGCTTAAAGGTTGCTAAGAAACAGGCTGCACCGGAGCTGCTTACGTTGCCGATTTTGGCACCGGAGGCAGGATCATGATGATACGTTTCTGTTCACGCCGCCCTCGATTACCTGCGTTTATATTCTGCTCTGC containing:
- a CDS encoding PQQ-binding-like beta-propeller repeat protein — encoded protein: MTTFNTAHTKPLFTTKSLMSLGGLCLLSALTACGGGGGGGGDNVADTAAPNAVIAFPTPFSATDGNSLIVRGSASDASGVARVRVNGIEATSSNGFGTWQATIPLELGLNSITVEAEDTAGNANRTAATATINALGPRTNSIENLIIDAANNRALVLDRGLEALFEQDLTTGVLRVISDSTTPDAVNGFSFPSDLALDVANNRVLVIDASLRALIAVDLTTGARTVVSNNSIPDANRPFGAPEHMVLDEANNRVLVLDPGSKVLMAVDLATGARSIISNNSTPNGRNAFGSPRGLVADFVNNQVLIVDSGVDAMMAVDLATGARSIVSANNAPAGDPTFINPVDMVLDTGSRLAWVVDRNQDMVIVVDLVTAERRVVSEGFDDPRRIDFDRTNNRLLVLDRGLEATVAVDLSNGSHTLLTESNNTPNADVPLVFPSDIALDLANQRVLVADRGADAVIAVSLVDGARQLVADGSTPVGSLLENPEGIMLDLANNRAIVADTSLDALLTVDLVDGFSTLLSDAITPNTDNAFGRPARMVFDARQNRIIVLDTTLDALIAVDALDGSRTVLSSNDVPNGDNPFSIPAGMVLDTTNNRILVVDEGVAQLIAVDLTTGARTVLSSNEAPNDANPFGDPESVVLDLANNRVLVGDDDLEAILAVDLTDGSRTVISDNTFPNSANVLDDPETMVFDADKQIAIVVDVDLDQILVVDALTGERVILSR
- a CDS encoding CaiB/BaiF CoA transferase family protein, which produces MGALSHVTILDLTHMLSGPYSSQLLADMGANCIKVEPPGQGEGTRKLLADDENYSIDGVGAYFLTLSRNKKSVGIDLKSPQGLALFYELVKQADVVINNFGEGVPKRLGIDYDTLKQHNPRIITCSITGFGETGPDRNRAAFDLVAQGMGGGMSITGEQGAPPLRAGIPIGDLGGGLFATIGILAALNQRDQAGPGQGVGQHVDISMQDCQVSMLNYMATMYLMSGVQPPAVGNSHFVHVPYGTFKTTTRYLILACMGDGFYHKLAAMFGDPELMDPKFVTQPVRWEHRDFINQRVQSHIEKESCEYWLDQLKEHRIPAAPVNDFAHAFNDPQIQARDMVVEVPLGNGETVKQPGNPVKLSGAGPQTFTPPPTLGQHTGEILGDVLHMTHAQIEELRRAGVIA
- a CDS encoding hydroxymethylglutaryl-CoA lyase; the encoded protein is MREQVFINEVGLRDGLQNQPNPVSTAAKLKMAQTLLDAGVSYLEAVAFVHPKAVPQMADAVDVLAGLGPLVSQSAVEVSALVPNMKGYQRAIEHGVTSVAVVLSSTDTFNMRNLNMSLLQAKETCQQVIAQANADNIKVRAYVSGACACPYDGTTPVDVVHQLAAEMIEFGANEISIGDTIGAGNPQQINDILGPLVQQFGSECFNLHLHDTRGQALAMAWAGITQGVRRFDSSIGGLGGCPFAPGASGNVATEDLVYMLEQAGFDTGIDIQKLRSAVSAAELATGQQLGGRILQWMKSQELREQQKQSPCL
- a CDS encoding DUF3450 domain-containing protein; translated protein: MMRLSVKLMVAGLLMFAGAFAFADKTDRIIEGEKANIQSAVASQERVNTISGKTQQLFQDFQLELKRIEDLTAYNTQLEQQIRRQQQSMLETEQSIQDVAIIERQLSPLLNRMVKSLETFIRLDVPFLLDERFERIAFLKHTLGRTDVDLSEKFRQVIDAYNVEVDYGNTIESYRGTLKLADHSSEVEFLRVGRVALMYQSLDGKRIGAWNSETKQWQQLGAAYSRDIRQGLKVAKKQAAPELLTLPILAPEAGS